In Geotrypetes seraphini chromosome 4, aGeoSer1.1, whole genome shotgun sequence, a single window of DNA contains:
- the ZNF518A gene encoding zinc finger protein 518A, whose amino-acid sequence MQSGKEQLCFDIEQQTTNTLRKTFPEMDNITIRTHNDPSIPVTYQPAFPEKNILYELKNLKIELPKISISDVISLKPGADGHHLQKRQTARKSLKTGDINGNHSVCSGGQTRRLKLEAEEEGINTTAKILNFSCRKCKDDTRYSPNDLQKHFQLLHRGELPSYPCEMCKYLAHDFQSFKQHRRTHRSTLVKCEICNDEQLYTLLDLTKHFTSKHCVNGHFRCEKCKFSTRDAGTFVQHLHRHNEIQYKCGKCNHVSFSKGESQRHLVFHTGTYPFSCQYCSYSATRKDYIIKHVLALHRDRLYVKDNRDNCEKRRVKTNSGLKLVLSRYKTGGSKKVLWRQKNTDTGTGTVVENNGHAFRNTDIDECKSEDQSQFVEVLQIKEEKDQTFHNVHGRNMERENLLASIIRERPDGPSAGASLLKDAIHGPTVLMVKNNKISVPANYCAKFMGFKMVNGRQHIVIKLLPTNGQNVHACELQSEAVEYFHSKTTSRTCELSSASTTAHAIKLHMQQVKQSHPLSVSVSDSLFLDKAHLETKYTNISQNTSSTAVQASSEKTIGARSNDSTPGATSATQPHIVNSCSKSPGKVDREPLKMFFLTDQKLLRKKSADEEYVPNQSFSHQDSELASSRSPLFLKDRNLDSSSPLSKMGTSDVEIDILNANVFSASGTDVEEFSFVGFNQSLESIHKERTDNWNPTNEEAHEECAHNQSFPLQSSMNNMATSAGSPLMKTRNLDDSTSVPSHISIIDRQENIVDTILTSTSKNNSETLSFEAKQDSFVKPLPETLNGKSDQLENSIDNSSLHAVPEIPTVFCLQNEQASDILLQDVNYLPQNSLKRKLDVEKNISTPEAKIMKQSVQSLLPVGNTLSSAKYIATVDNFLSTPTKGDMNINCSTTNSDKYCAKQLPITLCSSENTDRLCQNPSVDPVHKPQSDVNKVCANAKSPYDIRSLKPRQIRPLTTSEENNTALVHSSTKKVLVPLHLANQPALQVISDEIIPSGLSNTHTGKGDQVYGLLNKGSKLVLTFSGGTFGAVANVSGNLSRVLSTVNCNKGKMSTSKLAMKTDNSSTANNSTEAIFNDSVSSIASAKSKSLNEPMIKNSADASSNEISSTNKATVSTLFKKLPIGVVQYNTTQTGVVATSDTLQSVKEHQETQQKQSIYALLPNGRPVLLKYVAANRSAVPTNVLQDSTFNQNSQPKNTESMQKNVLLKILKSTSLSLPVVSKNQSQIKSSSSLNLINVHSLQNSIHERRPAVITSCEALVLPDNLIPAKSCLAGPNSTNVSPKDSESYTKRVATWMQRCSLNSTQEITCKQNSSSNQKDKRNIGNKITKNNSHLQKTNIRNSEAVTKLRSRNVKRKSEDDLWEPPTKRTLHRKCKRKNQIENVCQSSDISSHQSSDISSLAASKDTVKALRLLPFNSVQLVKCPRRNQPVVVLNHPDVDVPEVLNVMKTISKFKGHVLKVLLSKRTTNALLDSDPYSSSRIATEQLPLKRHRRLKPLSPVKERFVLKLTLKKTSKNKYQIVKNTSCNTLKAKFSCWFCGRPFDNQDDWVGHGQRHLMEATRDWNILV is encoded by the coding sequence ATGCAATCTGGAAAAGAACAGCTTTGTTTTGATATTGAGCAACAAACTACTAACACTCTTCGAAAGACATTTCCTGAGATGGACAATATAACAATCAGAACCCATAATGATCCTAGTATTCCAGTTACATACCAACCAGCATTTCCAGAGAAAAACATTTTGTATGaactaaaaaatttaaaaattgaattGCCCAAGATAAGTATTTCTGATGTCATTTCATTAAAACCTGGTGCTGATGGGCACCATCTCCAAAAGCGACAAACTGCACGAAAATCATTAAAAACAGGAGATATAAATGGAAATCACTCTGTCTGCTCAGGAGGACAAACTAGGCGCCTGAAACTGGAAGCTGAAGAAGAGGGAATCAACACAACAGCAAAGATACTTAATTTTAGCTGCAGAAAGTGCAAAGATGATACCAGGTACAGCCCAAATGATTTGCAGAAACATTTTCAGCTGTTGCATCGTGGTGAACTGCCTTCATATCCTTGTGAGATGTGTAAGTATTTAGCACATGACTTCCAGTCATTTAAACAGCATCGCCGTACTCATCGTAGTACTTTAGTCAAATGTGAAATTTGTAATGATGAGCAGTTGTACACATTGCTGGATTTGacaaaacattttacatcaaAGCATTGTGTAAATGGACATTTTCGTTGTGAAAAGTGCAAGTTTTCTACCCGGGATGCTGGCACATTTGTGCAGCATCTTCATAGGCACAATGAAATCCAGTATAAGTGTGGTAAATGCAATCatgtcagtttttccaaaggaGAATCTCAACGACATCTTGTTTTTCATACTGGAACATATCCATTCAGTTGTCAGTATTGTAGTTATAGTGCAACACGGAAGGATTACATTATAAAACATGTTTTAGCTTTGCACAGAGATCGGCTCTATGTAAAAGATAATAGGGACAATTGTGAAAAAAGACGAGTAAAGACAAATTCTGGGCTGAAGCTTGTTTTGAGTCGTTACAAAACAGGAGGATCTAAAAAGGTCCTTTGGAGGCAGAAAAACACCGATACTGGAACAGGCACAGTAGTGGAAAATAATGGACATGCATTTAGAAATACAGATATTGACGAATGTAAATCTGAAGATCAAAGCCAGTTTGTGGAAGTGCTCcaaataaaggaagaaaaagatcaGACTTTTCATAATGTACATGGAAGAAATATGGAAAGAGAAAATCTGTTAGCAAGCATCATAAGAGAGAGACCAGATGGACCAAGTGCTGGTGCAAGTTTGTTGAAAGACGCAATCCATGGACCCACAGTGCTCAtggtgaaaaataataaaatatctgTACCAGCAAATTATTGTGCTAAATTTATGGGGTTTAAGATGGTAAACGGAAGACAACACATTGTAATAAAACTGCTGCCTACAAATGGACAAAATGTGCATGCATGTGAGCTCCAATCGGAAGCAGTAGAATATTTTCATTCAAAAACTACTTCTAGAACTTGTGAACTCTCTTCCGCAAGTACAACTGCTCATGCAATTAAGTTACACATGCAGCAGGTTAAGCAATCTCATCCATTATCTGTATCGGTATCTGATTCTCTTTTCTTGGATAAAGCACATCTAGAGACAAAATATACAAACATATCACAAAATACATCATCCACTGCAGTTCAGGCAAGCTCAGAAAAGACAATAGGAGCTAGGAGTAATGACTCTACTCCAGGCGCAACTTCTGCTACTCAACCTCACATTGTAAATTCATGTAGCAAATCTCCAGGGAAAGTTGATCGGGAGCCTTTGAAAATGTTCTTTCTTACAGATCAGAAACTACTAAGAAAGAAAAGTGCGGATGAAGAATATGTACCTAATCAATCATTTTCTCACCAGGATAGTGAGTTGGCTTCATCTAGATCGCCATTATTTTTAAAAGACAGAAATCTTGATAGTTCTTCACCGTTATCAAAAATGGGTACATCTGATGTAGAAATAGACATCTTAAATGCAAATGTATTTTCTGCATCTGGGACTGATGTAGAAGAATTTTCTTTTGTGGGATTTAACCAAAGCCTAGAATCTATTCACAAAGAGAGAACAGATAACTGGAATCCTACAAATGAGGAAGCTCATGAAGAATGTGCACATAACCAATCATTTCCTCTCCAGAGCAGCATGAATAATATGGCAACATCAGCTGGGTCCCCATTAATGAAAACCAGGAATCTTGATGACAGTACATCTGTACCTTCACATATCAGTATAATTgatagacaagaaaacattgtaGATACCATTTTAACTTCTACATCTAAAAATAATAGTGAAACATTGTCTTTTGAGGCAAAACAAGATAGTTTTGTAAAACCCCTGCCTGAAACCTTAAATGGGAAATCTGATCAGCTGGAAAATAGTATTGATAATTCAAGTTTACATGCCGTGCCAGAAATTCCCACTGTTTTCTGCTTACAGAATGAACAAGCTTCTGACATTTTACTTCAAGATGTAAATTATTTACCGCAAAATAGTCTGAAAAGAAAATTGGATGTAGAGAAAAACATTTCTACTCCGGAAGCTAAAATCATGAAACAGTCAGTGCAGAGTCTTTTACCTGTTGGTAACACCTTGTCTTCTGCAAAATATATAGCAACAGTGGACAATTTTCTCTCAACCCCAACCAAAGGTGACATGAACATAAACTGTAGTACAACAAATTCAGATAAATATTGTGCCAAACAGTTACCAATAACGTTATGCAGTTCAGAAAACACAGACCGATTATGTCAAAATCCAAGTGTTGACCCAGTGCATAAACCACAATCTGATGTAAATAAGGTTTGTGCAAATGCAAAAAGTCCTTATGATATAAGATCTTTAAAACCAAGACAAATAAGACCATTAACAACATCAGAAGAGAACAATACAGCTTTAGTTCACTCGTCAACAAAAAAAGTTCTTGTACCATTGCATCTGGCTAACCAACCAGCATTGCAGGTAATTTCGGATGAAATTATTCCATCAGGTTTATCAAACACTCATACAGGAAAAGGGGACCAAGTATATGGTCTTCTAAATAAAGGGTCAAAATTGGTCCTGACATTTAGCGGTGGGACATTTGGTGCAGTTGCAAATGTCAGTGGAAACCTCTCTCGGGTTttaagtactgttaactgtaacaAAGGTAAAATGTCTACTTCAAAGCTGGCGATGAAAACTGACAATTCAAGCACTGCAAATAATTCAACAGAAGCTATTTTTAATGACTCTGTTTCTTCAATAGCTAGCGCAAAAAGCAAGTCATTGAATGAACCAATGATTAAAAATTCAGCTGATGCATCTTCAAACGAAATATCATCTACAAACAAAGCCACAGTttctactttatttaaaaaattacctATAGGTGTTGTGCAATATAACACTACACAAACAGGTGTAGTTGCAACATCTGATACCTTACAATCAGTGAAGGAGCATCAAGAGACTCAGCAGAAGCAATCTATTTATGCACTTTTGCCTAACGGAAGACCAGTTCTTCTGAAATATGTTGCAGCAAACAGATCTGCAGTACCAACAAATGTTTTGCAGGATAGTACATTCAATCAAAATTCACAACCAAAGAATACTGAAAGCATGCAAAAAAATGTCTTGTTGAAAATTTTGAAGAGTACATCTCTTAGTTTACCTGTTGTTTCAAAGAATCAATCCCAAATAAAGTCCTCATCCTCATTAAATTTAATAAACGTGCATTCTCTTCAGAATTCTATACATGAGCGAAGACCAGCAGTTATTACTTCTTGTGAAGCCTTAGTCTTGCCAGATAATTTAATACCAGCAAAATCCTGTTTGGCAGGCCCTAATTCAACAAATGTATCTCCTAAAGATTCTGAATCTTACACAAAGCGTGTAGCAACTTGGATGCAAAGATGTTCATTAAATTCCACGCAAGAAATAACTTGCAAGCAAAACAGTTCTAGTAACCAAAAGGATAAACGGAATATTGggaacaaaattacaaaaaacaatAGTCATCTACAGAAAACTAACATAAGAAATTCTGAAGCAGTAACTAAATTAAGAAGCAGGAATGTGAAACGAAAATCTGAGGATGATCTGTGGGAACCGCCTACAAAAAGAACATTGCACAGAAAGTGTAAAAGAAAGAACCAAATTGAAAATGTTTGTCAGTCATCTGACATATCCAGTCATCAGTCTTCTGACATATCCAGTCTAGCAGCTTCAAAAGACACTGTGAAAGCACTACGGCTTCTTCCTTTCAACTCAGTTCAACTTGTTAAATGTCCTCGAAGAAATCAACCAGTTGTGGTGTTGAATCATCCAGATGTGGATGTTCCTGAAGTACTAAATGTAATGAAAACTATTTCTAAATTTAAAGGTCATGTTCTGAAAGTTTTATTGTCAAAAAGAACAACTAATGCCCTTCTAGACTCTGACCCATACAGTTCTTCTAGAATAGCTACAGAACAGCTTCCATTGAAGAGGCACAGAAGGTTAAAACCTCTTAGTCCTGTGAAAGAGAGGTTTGTGTTAAAATTAACACTGAAAAAGACcagcaaaaataaatatcaaattGTAAAAAATACCTCCTGTAATACCCTGAAAGCTAAATTTAGCTGCTGGTTTTGTGGTAGGCCATTTGACAATCAAGATGATTGGGTTGGACATGGACAACGACATTTGATGGAAGCCACTAGAGACTGGAATATACTAGTTTAA